The segment GTATGTAAGAATGATAAAAATAGAAAATTTGTGGAAAATATATGGAAATGACAAAATAAAAGTTGAGGCACTTAAGGGAATTAGTTTAGAAGTAGAAAAGGGTGAATTTGTAGCTATAATGGGACCATCAGGTTCTGGAAAATCTACATTTATGAATATTTTAGGATGTCTTGACAGACCTACGAGAGGAAGTTTTATACTTGACAATGTAGAAGTTGAAAAACTTAAAGATACGGATTTGGCAGTTATAAGAAATAAAAAATTAGGATTTGTATTTCAATCTTTTAATCTTTTGCCGAGAATATCTGCTTTTAAGAATGTAGAATTGCCTATGATTTATGCAAATGTTCCTTTAAAAGAAAGAAGCAAAAGAGCAATAGCTGCATTGGAAAAGGTGGGACTGAAGGATAGAATTCATCATAAACCGAATGAATTGTCAGGAGGGCAAAGACAAAGAGTAGCTATTGCAAGAGCACTTGTTAATAATCCTTCTGTTATTTTGGCTGATGAACCGACTGGAAATTTAGACTCAAAATCAAGTGAAGAAATAATGGATATATTTAAAAGTTTGAATGATGAAGGAGTAACCATAGTACTTGTTACCCATGAGATAGAAGTGGCTAAAAAGGCTAAAAGGATAATAACTTTTAGAGATGGTGAGATAATAGAGGATACTAAAAATATGGGAACAGGTGATGAGTAAGAGGTGATTTTGTGAATATTATTGAAAGTATTAAAGTTGCTTTAAATGCGATATGGGTCAATAAGATGAGGTCTTTGCTCACGATGCTTGGAATAATTATAGGAATATCTTCAGTTATAGCAGTAGTAGCATTGGGACAAGGCAGTAAAGAAATGATAAAAAAAGAATTTGAAAATTTTGGAGTAAATAGGGCTTATTTAGGAATTAATTGGGATGAAAACATTACAGGTAGAGATATATTTACTCATGAAGACATTGAAGTTTTAAAAAGAGCATTTAAAAAAGATATAGATGCATTATCACCTTTATTTGACAATAATGGAGAAGTTGCTATTGAAAGAAAAAATGAGCGTATTTATATAAAAGGAGTTAATGAGGAATATAATAAAATAGAAAAAAAGGAAATAATAGATGGAAGGTTTTTAGTTAGTTCCGATATAAAAGGAAATAGAGAAGTTGCAGTTATAAATGATGAGATGGCTTTGAAACTATTTGGTAGAAGACATGTTATAGGAGAAAAAATCCTTGTAAAGACCTCTTCGAGAAATATTTCTCTTGTAATAGTAGGAGTATACAAGGAAAAAAAATCTATGTTTGCAGGATTTGGAAGAGAAATGCCTAGAGATATATATGTGCCTATCAGTACTGTTGAAAAAATGTTTGGAGTAGGCAATAGAGTATATAGTATAGAGATAAATTTTAAAAGTGGTATAAATACTAAAGAAACTTTAGATAAGATGATAAAATTAATAGAAAGACGTCATGGCAATGCAAAGAAGAATAAATACAGAAGTTATAGTGCAGAAAGTGAACTAAAAAGTGTAAATAAAGTTACGGGAATAATGACAGCAGTTGTAGGTGCTATAGCAGCTATTTCACTATTAGTTGGTGGAATAGGAGTTATGAATATAATGCTCGTTTCTGTAACAGAGAGGACTAGAGAAATAGGAATAAGAAAAGCTATAGGAGCAAGACATAAGGACATTTTGTTTCAGTTTTTGGTAGAAGCAGTTATCATATCTGGTATAGGAGGTATTATAGGTACAGTACTGGGGATAGGACTGTCATTTGTAATAGCATCTTTTATAAAACTTAAACCTACAATATCGATAATGACTATAATGATTGCATGGATGTTTTCAGCTGGAGTTGGAATATTTTTCGGTATATACCCGGCAAATAAAGCTGCAAAACTTGATCCTATTGAAGCATTGAGATATGAATAAAAAAAGAGGTCAGGCTAAATTATTCTAGCCTGACCAAAGTTTTTTTTTGAGTTAAATATCAAAGGAAATTATATCAAAAGGTCGAATTTTTATAGATTAATTTCATTTTAAATTAAGGAGATGTGAATTTATGAAAAGAAATATAGGTATTATTTGGATTATAGTAATAATAATAATTTGCTTTATTATGTTAACTGTTTGGTATAAATATAATATTAACAAAAAAGATTTTAGTGATGAAATAGGGTTTACAGAAGATTATTTAGAAGAAGAAAAAATTTGTTTAAGATTCATAAAGAAAAAAATGTCTTCAAAAAGTGGAGGTATATATACTAATTATTTGGAAAATAAGAGAATAGAGAAAGTGGCAAGTGGACATGAGATATTATCTGAATCAGAAGGATTAATTATGTTATATTATGTAAGAACTCGAAATAAGGATGAGTTTGACAAGCATTTTGATATAGTAAAAAATAAAATGCTAGATAAAACTGGTTTAGTAAAATGGAGAATAAAAGAGGATAATTACAATTTAGCTTATAGTAATGCTACTATTGATGATTTAAGAATAATTCGTTCGCTTATATATGCTTATGATATTTGGAAAGATAAAAGATATTATAAAACTTTAAAAAAAATAAGTGAAGCACTACTTAAATATAATGTGTATAAAGGCTGTTTAAATAATTATTTTGATATTAAGTATAAATATAAGGCTAAAGAAGTTGATATATCTTATATAGATTTATATACTATGAAACTTCTTTCTGATATTAATAAGGAATGGGATAAGATTTATGATAAAAGTATAAGGGTAATAAATAGAGGATATTTATCTGATAAATTTCCATTATATAAAAAAACATATGATATAGAAAAGAATAAATATTTAAATGGAGAAGTTGTAAATTCCATAGATGCTTTATTAGTAGTGCTTCATCTTAGTGAAGTTGGATTAGTAAAAAAAGAAACTTTGGAGTGGATAAAAGACCAAATGATATACGGAGGTGGTATATATGCAGAATATGATATTAAAACCGGAAAAGCTATAAATGATGTAGAATGTACTGCTATATATGCAATAGCTGCTAGAATTGCAAAAATTGCAGGAGATGAATCTCTATATAAGTTATTAGTAGAGAAAATGTTATCTCTGCAGGTGTTAGATAAATCAAGTCCTTTGTATGGAGGATTTGGAGAAACAAGTACATTAAAGGTCTATTCTTTTGATAATTTACAAGCACTACTGGCATTTAAAGCTTTAGGAGGATTAAATGATGAAAAATAAACAAGTAGATATATTTTTTTTACTTTTAATAATAGAAATATTTGCTGTTACTACACTGCTTATAATGAATATAAAAGAAATTGATTTTATTGATTATATTTTGTATATGTTGACTTTTCTTGTGATAGTTGTATCTTTTTATTCAAATTTAATAATAGGTCTAATAACTAGTGCTTTTTTGGTATTTGGATATGGAAGCTATATTTTATATGAGGGTTTATTTCATGAAAATATCAATATTGCAAGCAGTTATTTTTGGATTATAGTATTTCCACTATCAGCATTTATATCAGGAAGATTGTCGGATTCTATAAATGATATACAAAATAAAAAAATAAAACTTGAAAAACAGATAAGCAGTTTAGTGACAGTTGATGCAATAACTGGATTTAACAATATAAAAGAATTTTATAAAGATTTAAATGAAGAAATGAGTAGAGCAAAGAGACATAAGTTTTACTTGGTCGTAATGTTAGTTGAAATTCAGTATCTAGAAGAATTAATTAGTATTTACGGAATAGATAAAATTAATAAGATATTAAAATCTATATCAATTTTAATAGAAAAAGTTACAAGAACAGAAGATAAAAAGTACAGGATAGACGAAGATTTATTTGCTATAATAATGCCTAATACAGATATATCAGGTGCAGATATAGTTAAGCAGAGATTGAAAAAAGAATTGGAGAGTATTAAGGTAGATGATGATAGTAAAACGAATACATATAAGCTGGATATTAAGATTTCGGCTTTGCAGTATAACGACCGTATATCAAATTCTTTTCATTTTAAAGAATTAGTTCAAAAGGAGCTTGAATATGATATTTAGAAATTTATTAGTATTTTTTTTGATATTAATATTATTTTTAAGTTCAGCAAACCCTTTATTATCAAATGCTGAAGATACTAAAAAGAAAGTTTTATTGGTATATGATAGGAGGAGTTTTTTTGGATTTTCAGGTGATATTGTAACTTCTTATAGAGAATTATTTGGACATTTTAATGTTGATGTCTTAGAAGAAATTGAAGAAGATTATAAAAAAGGACAAGCAGATGATTTTGATTTTATATTTGTTATAGGAATAGAAGGGGATTTTTTCAACTCTATTTTATTGGAAGATTTAAAGAAAACTAAAAAAACTGTTTGTTGGATAGGAAGAGGAATAGAAAAACTTTTAGAAAAAAATAAAAGAGTAAGTTTTACTTATGATGGAGAATCTGGTGAGTTAGTAAAGGTATTTTATAGAAAAAAATCTTTTGACATAGGCTTAATTGATAATTTTACTATTATAGATAATATTTCTTCAAATTCTAAAGTTTATTCTTGGCTGAGTGATGGAAAAAATATGTATCCATATATAATTAGGGAAAATAATTATTGGTATGTATCTAGAGCAATTAGTTATTCAGTGTTATTTTATATATTTGCAGATGTTTTATATGATTTGTTTAATGAATACAGTAAAATTGATAAAAGTAGAGTTTTCATAAGAATTGAAGATGTACATCCCTTTAGAGACACAGAAAAATTAAGAGCTATAGCAGAATATTTAAACAGTAAGAAAGTTCCTTTTATGATAGCAATGATTCCTGCTTATAAAAGTCAAAATTCGTCTTATATAACTCCTCTGTCAGAAAAACCTGAGTTTATTAAAACTATAAAGTATATGCAAAAGCTTGGAGGAAGTATAATACTTCACGGATATGCCCATCAGGCTTTTGGAGGAGAATTGACAGGAGAAGGTTTTGAGTTTTGGGATGGGATAAATGATAAACCCTTGAGTTTAGATATAGAAAATTGGATATATAAAAGAATTGGATTAGGAATACAAGAATGTGTAAAAAATGGCATATATCCTCTAGCATTTGAAGCACCTCATTATGCTGTCAGTCAAAGGGGATATAAGGTACTTAAGAAATATTTTTCAACTTACTGTGGTCATATTCAAACAAGCGATCAAGGTTTTGCTACGACAAGTTATCCTTATATTCTTTACGATACAGAGCTATTTCATAAATTTATACCTGAAAATCTTGGATATGTAGACCCTAATAATCCTTTAACTATAAATGATATTAAAAACAATTTTGAAAAAGTTTCTATAGTTAGAGGATTTACAGCAGGAGTGTTTTTTCATCCTTACCTAGATATAAAATATCTAAAGGAAATAGTTGAAATGTTGAAATCTGAAAATATAGAATTTTATGACTTAAAGAAGGAAGATAATTGGGTTAAGTGGAATAATATAAATATAATGTCGAAAAATGGAGAAATATGCGTAGATTATTCTGAAAATAGTAAAGATGACTCTATAAAGAAAGGTTTTGCTAAAGGAATAAAAATATTAATAATTTTTGTACTTTTTGTTAATGCAATATTTTTCTATATTTTGATTAAATCAAAGAAAAAAGCTAATAAGGATTTATTGGGAGATTGATATTATGGGTCTGAATGTAATAGATTATCTTTTTTTGTATTCTCTATTATCTACATGGCTTCTTTTACTTATGAATATATTTCTGACTTTTAGTGGGTATAGGTTTTATATGACTTTTTTAAATAAAAAAATAGATATACTTAAGGAGATGAAAGAGTTTCCAAGTGTATCAATATTAATACCAGCTCATAATGAAGAAAAAGTTATTGATAAAACGATAAGAGCCATGTTATCTCTTAATTATCCAGAAGATAAATTAGAAGTTATAGTTATAAATGATAATTCTAGTGATAATACGGGGAAGATTTTAGAGGAGCTTAAAAAATCTTATAGTAATAGAAATTTGAAAATTATTACTACTGATAAAATAACTGGAGGAAAGGGAAAATCAAATGCATTAAACATAGGTTATAAAAATTCTAAAGGGGATTATATTGTAGTTTATGATGCTGATAATACGCCAGAAAAGCTAGCTTTAAGATATTTAGTATATTCTATAACTAATTCAAAGGAACTTGGTGCAGTAATAGGAAAATTTAGAACTAGGAATAAAAATAAGAACTTTTTAACAAGGTTTATAAACATTGAAACTTTAAGTTTTCAGTGGATGGCACAGGCTGGGAGATGGAAATTGTTTAGACTGTGTACTATTCCAGGAACGAATTTTATCATTAGAAGGAGTATACTTGAAAAATTAGGAGGATGGGATATAAATGCTATAGCAGAAGATACTGAAATAAGTTTTAGAATATATAAAATGGGATATAGAATAGGGTTTATGCCACTAGCTGTAACATGGGAGCAGGAACCTGAAAAACTTAAAGTATGGTTTAAACAGCGAACAAGGTGGGCAAAGGGGAATATATATGTTCTTGTAAAGTATTTAAGGAATATTTATAAAGAAAAAACTAAGAGCGTTTTATTTGATTTATATTACTTTTTTTCAGTATATTTTTTATTTCTTTCATCAGTGATATTGTCTGATATAATTTTTATTTTAGGATTGTTTACTAATATAAAGATAAGTTTGTCGGGTAGTTTTTTTATAATTTGGATTCTTGCTTATGTGTTATTTATTCTTGAAGTTAGTATAACACTAACTATGGAAAAGGGCGAAAGTAATTTTAAAAATATTTTATTGGTTGCTCTTATGTATTTTTCGTACTGTCAACTTTGGATGATAGTAGCTGTAAAGGGAGTAGTATTATATTTTAAAGATGTGTTGTTAGGAAGAGAAGCTCAGTGGTATAAGACAGAAAGATTTTAAGTGAGGTGAAGAAATGAAAAAAATTATTTTGTTTATTTGTGTTATGCTTTTTTTTAATTTATTAACGTCTAGTTTGTTTTATTCTTATGCAGATACAAATGAAAAATATGTAATTCAAGTTGGAGTATTTGAAAAAAAATTTAATGCTGATAAGGTATATGGACTTTTAAAAGAGAATAATTTTCCTGTATATATGCGAAAAAGAGATAAATTCTGGATTTATGTAGGTCAGTATGATTATAAAATGGAGGCAGAGAAAGTTCTTGCTGCGATTAAACAAATAGGGATTAATGGATATGTAAAAAAGATATACAGCAAAGTAAATTCTACTATTAATGTAAATAATGCTTTTTCAAAATCAGTTAAAACAAATATAAATGATGTTCGAATAAAATCTAAGAATTATCATCTAAATAAAGATATAAAAATAGATGGTGTTTTTGGCAATTATACTTTTTTTATAAAAGTCGATAAACATTGGCAAATAAAAAATAATGCTTATTTTGAGTTGATTTTTAGTCAAAGCCAAATAAAAAAATATAAAAATTCTACTTTAACAGTAGAGATTAATGATTTTCCTTTATATAGTGTACTTTTATATGATAAAGGTGTTAACAGAGAGAGAATAAAAGTACCTATTCCATTAGATAAAATTAATGAAGGTTATAATGAAATAAAAATAAAATGTTATCACAGAATTACAGATGAACCTTGTGCTGATATTATAAACCCTGCAAATTGGATAGTATTTCATAAAGATTCGTATGTTCATATAGAATTTATCGAAAAACAAGATAAATTAAGCTTAATTGATTACCCGTATCCTTATTTGAAGGAAAACAGCAATACACCAATAAATAATGTAATAATTATTCCAGACAATTATCATAATTATGAACTTAATGCGGCTGTAATTTTAGCAGCTAATTTTGGACAAAGATTTCCTTATAATAAGTTTGATACAAATGTTTTAAAATTTAGCGAAGCTGTTGATAAGGGAAAGAGTAATATTATATACATTGGAAGTAGAGATAATACTCCAAAAGAAATATTGTCATTAATATCAAAAACGGAAATTAATTCTATTTCAGATAAAGCATTAATTAAAGAAGTTATTTCACCGTACAATAGTAAGTATAAGATTTTATTGATTTTATCAGATAATAAAATAAGTATGTTAAAGGCTGTAAAAGTGCTGTCAGATGATAAGATGGTTTTACAAATGGACAAGCCATATCAATTTATATCTAATACGATTAATATAAATGAAAAAAATATTTCAGAATCTGAATATATTTCACTAGAAGATTTGGGTTATTCAAATATAAAACTACAGGGAATATTTTATCAAAAAGTAAATTTTGGGGTTAATATACCAAAAGATTGGATTATAAAAGAAGGAGCTCTTTTACACATTGATATGAGGTATTCTGAAGTTTTAGATTTTGATAGGTCTTTGGTAACAGTATACTTAAATGGTATACCTATTGGCAGCAAAAAATTATGTTATGAAAATGCTAATAATGATGTTTTAGAAATAAAAATACCAGATGAAGTTAAGGATAGTAATTATTATAACTTAGAAGTAGTTTTTTACTTTGAATTAGATAGTCAGGAGTGTAATTACAGGAGAGATAGTAATTCTTGGGCATATATTTCAAAACAGTCTTATTTATATTTGCCTCACGATAGGATAAAAAATAGTTTTTTTGAAAATTATGAAAGTCCTTTTATAAAAAATAAGAAGTTTAATGATTTAGTTATTGTAGTGCCAGAAAATTTATCTTCTTATGAAATGAAGGTAATTGCAAGTATAGTAAGTGCATTAGGACGTAATGTAAACAGTTTAGAAAATATAGAGATTAAAACTTCAAGTGAATCTAAAGACAAATTTAAAGGTAAAAATTTAATTGTTATTGGTACTCCACATGGAAATAATTTAATTAAACAGATTAATAATCAATTATATATTAAG is part of the Caminicella sporogenes DSM 14501 genome and harbors:
- a CDS encoding cellulose biosynthesis cyclic di-GMP-binding regulatory protein BcsB, whose translation is MKKIILFICVMLFFNLLTSSLFYSYADTNEKYVIQVGVFEKKFNADKVYGLLKENNFPVYMRKRDKFWIYVGQYDYKMEAEKVLAAIKQIGINGYVKKIYSKVNSTINVNNAFSKSVKTNINDVRIKSKNYHLNKDIKIDGVFGNYTFFIKVDKHWQIKNNAYFELIFSQSQIKKYKNSTLTVEINDFPLYSVLLYDKGVNRERIKVPIPLDKINEGYNEIKIKCYHRITDEPCADIINPANWIVFHKDSYVHIEFIEKQDKLSLIDYPYPYLKENSNTPINNVIIIPDNYHNYELNAAVILAANFGQRFPYNKFDTNVLKFSEAVDKGKSNIIYIGSRDNTPKEILSLISKTEINSISDKALIKEVISPYNSKYKILLILSDNKISMLKAVKVLSDDKMVLQMDKPYQFISNTININEKNISESEYISLEDLGYSNIKLQGIFYQKVNFGVNIPKDWIIKEGALLHIDMRYSEVLDFDRSLVTVYLNGIPIGSKKLCYENANNDVLEIKIPDEVKDSNYYNLEVVFYFELDSQECNYRRDSNSWAYISKQSYLYLPHDRIKNSFFENYESPFIKNKKFNDLVIVVPENLSSYEMKVIASIVSALGRNVNSLENIEIKTSSESKDKFKGKNLIVIGTPHGNNLIKQINNQLYIKFDKDFSRFLSNDKLTLLEDYNKDLASLQLIKSPFDENRTALIITATKKEGLNWAKNFLTDFEFVTRLKGNAVIIDKYGNVQFQYYGILEEEKQNKHHKENVSKNEKQNIKRLILSRQIRNYIFFVISILLFIIISSVLIMRKKR
- a CDS encoding ABC transporter permease; protein product: MNIIESIKVALNAIWVNKMRSLLTMLGIIIGISSVIAVVALGQGSKEMIKKEFENFGVNRAYLGINWDENITGRDIFTHEDIEVLKRAFKKDIDALSPLFDNNGEVAIERKNERIYIKGVNEEYNKIEKKEIIDGRFLVSSDIKGNREVAVINDEMALKLFGRRHVIGEKILVKTSSRNISLVIVGVYKEKKSMFAGFGREMPRDIYVPISTVEKMFGVGNRVYSIEINFKSGINTKETLDKMIKLIERRHGNAKKNKYRSYSAESELKSVNKVTGIMTAVVGAIAAISLLVGGIGVMNIMLVSVTERTREIGIRKAIGARHKDILFQFLVEAVIISGIGGIIGTVLGIGLSFVIASFIKLKPTISIMTIMIAWMFSAGVGIFFGIYPANKAAKLDPIEALRYE
- a CDS encoding glycosyl hydrolase family 8, whose protein sequence is MKRNIGIIWIIVIIIICFIMLTVWYKYNINKKDFSDEIGFTEDYLEEEKICLRFIKKKMSSKSGGIYTNYLENKRIEKVASGHEILSESEGLIMLYYVRTRNKDEFDKHFDIVKNKMLDKTGLVKWRIKEDNYNLAYSNATIDDLRIIRSLIYAYDIWKDKRYYKTLKKISEALLKYNVYKGCLNNYFDIKYKYKAKEVDISYIDLYTMKLLSDINKEWDKIYDKSIRVINRGYLSDKFPLYKKTYDIEKNKYLNGEVVNSIDALLVVLHLSEVGLVKKETLEWIKDQMIYGGGIYAEYDIKTGKAINDVECTAIYAIAARIAKIAGDESLYKLLVEKMLSLQVLDKSSPLYGGFGETSTLKVYSFDNLQALLAFKALGGLNDEK
- a CDS encoding ABC transporter ATP-binding protein, producing MIKIENLWKIYGNDKIKVEALKGISLEVEKGEFVAIMGPSGSGKSTFMNILGCLDRPTRGSFILDNVEVEKLKDTDLAVIRNKKLGFVFQSFNLLPRISAFKNVELPMIYANVPLKERSKRAIAALEKVGLKDRIHHKPNELSGGQRQRVAIARALVNNPSVILADEPTGNLDSKSSEEIMDIFKSLNDEGVTIVLVTHEIEVAKKAKRIITFRDGEIIEDTKNMGTGDE
- a CDS encoding DUF2334 domain-containing protein, with translation MIFRNLLVFFLILILFLSSANPLLSNAEDTKKKVLLVYDRRSFFGFSGDIVTSYRELFGHFNVDVLEEIEEDYKKGQADDFDFIFVIGIEGDFFNSILLEDLKKTKKTVCWIGRGIEKLLEKNKRVSFTYDGESGELVKVFYRKKSFDIGLIDNFTIIDNISSNSKVYSWLSDGKNMYPYIIRENNYWYVSRAISYSVLFYIFADVLYDLFNEYSKIDKSRVFIRIEDVHPFRDTEKLRAIAEYLNSKKVPFMIAMIPAYKSQNSSYITPLSEKPEFIKTIKYMQKLGGSIILHGYAHQAFGGELTGEGFEFWDGINDKPLSLDIENWIYKRIGLGIQECVKNGIYPLAFEAPHYAVSQRGYKVLKKYFSTYCGHIQTSDQGFATTSYPYILYDTELFHKFIPENLGYVDPNNPLTINDIKNNFEKVSIVRGFTAGVFFHPYLDIKYLKEIVEMLKSENIEFYDLKKEDNWVKWNNINIMSKNGEICVDYSENSKDDSIKKGFAKGIKILIIFVLFVNAIFFYILIKSKKKANKDLLGD
- a CDS encoding glycosyltransferase family 2 protein: MGLNVIDYLFLYSLLSTWLLLLMNIFLTFSGYRFYMTFLNKKIDILKEMKEFPSVSILIPAHNEEKVIDKTIRAMLSLNYPEDKLEVIVINDNSSDNTGKILEELKKSYSNRNLKIITTDKITGGKGKSNALNIGYKNSKGDYIVVYDADNTPEKLALRYLVYSITNSKELGAVIGKFRTRNKNKNFLTRFINIETLSFQWMAQAGRWKLFRLCTIPGTNFIIRRSILEKLGGWDINAIAEDTEISFRIYKMGYRIGFMPLAVTWEQEPEKLKVWFKQRTRWAKGNIYVLVKYLRNIYKEKTKSVLFDLYYFFSVYFLFLSSVILSDIIFILGLFTNIKISLSGSFFIIWILAYVLFILEVSITLTMEKGESNFKNILLVALMYFSYCQLWMIVAVKGVVLYFKDVLLGREAQWYKTERF
- a CDS encoding GGDEF domain-containing protein; its protein translation is MKNKQVDIFFLLLIIEIFAVTTLLIMNIKEIDFIDYILYMLTFLVIVVSFYSNLIIGLITSAFLVFGYGSYILYEGLFHENINIASSYFWIIVFPLSAFISGRLSDSINDIQNKKIKLEKQISSLVTVDAITGFNNIKEFYKDLNEEMSRAKRHKFYLVVMLVEIQYLEELISIYGIDKINKILKSISILIEKVTRTEDKKYRIDEDLFAIIMPNTDISGADIVKQRLKKELESIKVDDDSKTNTYKLDIKISALQYNDRISNSFHFKELVQKELEYDI